A region of Periplaneta americana isolate PAMFEO1 chromosome 16, P.americana_PAMFEO1_priV1, whole genome shotgun sequence DNA encodes the following proteins:
- the LOC138692034 gene encoding zinc finger protein 235-like isoform X1, with product MDVIKTEPEFVSLGVRPCDDADLEEGNPSSAEENLPVPHISQIKLESQDPSCPLTAEVKIEETPVPFTFPVVKCESEEDTFGFVAAKEENKLEVTTEEYENLTDSIRISDRNETPQVNHTFIGNYLPENPAYECLNEELGANNDTQSQSGCHTSSQFKCDVCDRSLKTLRNLKKHLEVHVREKNLKCDICGKSFSKSGNLKVHKRKHTGEKPYKCDTCGKFFSDFWNLQAHTRVHTGEKPFKCEICGNCFSKKINLRDHIRTHTGEKPYNCDICGKTFSMSGNLKRHKRAHTGEKPFKCVICGVSFSLCKSLRIHLRKHLDLKVLTCGFCGESFPDSDELKVHLRTHTREKQFKCDVCGLSFLYLRMLKVHARKHTGEKPFKCEHCGKCFSDGGNLIVHKRTHSGAKPFICDACGKCFKQSGHLKVHIRSHTGEKPFKCNNCGKSFSQSGKLAAHRRTHSGDK from the exons GAAGAGAACTTGCCAGTTCCTCATATTTCCCAGATAAAGTTGGAGAGCCAGGATCCCAGCTGCCCTCTCacagcagaagtgaaaattgaagaaACTCCGGTGCCATTTACATTTCCTGTGGTGAAGTGTGAATCTGAG GAAGACACTTTCGGCTTCGTTGCAGCGAAAGAGGAGAATAAGCTTGAAGTAACGACTGAGGAATATGAAAACCTGACAGATAG CATTCGGATATCTGATAGGAATGAGACACCCCAAGTGAATCACACGTTTATTGGTAATTATTTGCCAGAGAATCCTGCATATGAATGTTTGAATGAGGAACTCGGAGCAAACAACGACACACAGTCACAATCTGGGTGTCACACATCCAGTCAATTTAAGTGTGATGTATGTGACAGGAGCCTCAAGACTCTCCGAAATCTCAAAAAACATTTGGAGGTACACGTTCGAGAGAAGAACTTGAAATGCGATATCTGTGGGAAAAGTTTCTCGAAGTCGGGAAATTTAAAAGTTCATAAGCGTAAACACACGGGCGAGAAGCCATATAAATGTGACACCTGTGGAAAATTTTTTTCGGACTTTTGGAATCTTCAAGCTCATACACGTGTACACACTGgggagaagccattcaaatgcgaaatTTGTGGGAATTGTTTCTCAAAAAAGATCAACCTTAGAGATCATATACGCACTCACACGGGCGAGAAGCCATATAACTGTGATATCTGTGGAAAAACATTCTCAATGTCTGGAAATTTAAAGCGTCATAAACGTGCACACACGggtgagaaaccattcaaatgcgttATCTGCGGTGTTTCTTTCTCACTATGTAAAAGTCTCAGAATACATTTGCGTAAGCATTTGGATCTTAAGGTTCTTACGTGCGGATTTTGTGGGGAAAGTTTTCCAGATTCAGATGAACTCAAAGTGCATTTACGCACTCATACCAGAGAGAAACAGtttaaatgcgatgtttgtgggttAAGTTTCTTATATTTGCGAATGCTGAAAGTGCATGCTCGTAAGCATACGGGCGAAAAACCGTTCAAATGCGAACACTGTGGTAAGTGTTTTTCTGATGGAGGAAATCTGATAGTTCATAAACGTACCCACAGCGGTGCGAAACCATTCATATGCGATGCTTGTGGCAAGTGTTTCAAGCAATCAGGTCATTTAAAAGTACACATACGTTCTCACACAGgagaaaaacctttcaaatgtaatAATTGTGGGAAAAGCTTTTCACAATCCGGAAAACTCGCAGCCCATAGACGCACGCACTCTGGAGATAAATGA